GGCATCGGCAACATCGCCGACCCCGAGAACTGGGACCTCAAGCACCACGTCGAGGTCGCCATCAAGGCGCACTCCCTCTACAAGCGCGACGTCGAGTACGTCGTCAAAGAGGGCGAAGTCATCATCGTCGACGAGTTCACCGGCCGCCTCATGCCCGGCCGCCGCTGGTCCGATGGATTGCACCAGGCCGTCGAAGCCAAGGAAGGCGTCTCCATCCGCAAGGAAGACCAGACGCTCGCCACCATCACCTTCCAGAACTACTTCCGCATGTACAAGAAGCTCAGCGGAATGACCGGAACCGCCGAGACCGAAGCCGCCGAGTTCGACAAGATCTACAAGCTCGACATCGTCGTCATCCCCACCAATCGCAAGATGCTGCGCATCGAGTACCCCGACGTCGTCTACCGCACCGCGAAAGAAAAGTACTTCGCCGTTGCCGACGAGATTGCGCGTCTGCACGAGCAGCGTCAACCAGTCCTCGTCGGGACCACCAGCATCGAGAAGTCCGAGCTGCTCTCTGACATCCTCAAGCGCAAGAGTGTTCGCCACGTCGTCCTTAACGCCAAGTTCCACGAGAAGGAAGCCGAGATCGTCGCCCAGGCCGGACGCCTCGGCATGGTCACCATCGCGACCAACATGGCCGGTCGCGGTACCGACATCCTCCTCGGCGGCAACTCCGACTTCATCGCCCGCCAGGATCTCGTCCGCAAGTCGCAGGCCCGTGCCGTCTCCGACGCCGAGGGAGCCATCTCTCCCGTCGCAGGCCCCGGCATGTTCCGCTTCTATTACTCTTCGCAGGAGTTTGAGACCACGCAGGAGGCTTGGGACGCAGCGGTTGCCGCCCACTCCACTGCCGCGGACAAGGAACACGACGCCGTAATCGCCTCCGGTGGCCTTCACATCATCGGCACCGAGCGCCACGAGTCGCGCCGCGTCGACAACCAGCTTCGAGGACGCGCCGGACGCCAGGGCGACCCCGGTGCCTCGCGCTTCTACCTCTCACTCGAAGACGACCTCATGCGCATCTTTGCCCGCGAATGGGTCTCCACTCTGCTCCAGCGCCTCGGCATGGAAGAGGGCGTTCCCATCGAGAGCGGCATGATCTCCCGCCGCATCGAAGCCGCGCAGAAGGCCGTCGAAACCCAGAACTTCGAATCCCGCAAGCACGTCCTCGAGTACGACGACGTCATGAACAAACAGCGCGAGGCCGTCTACGGCCTGCGTAAGCAGTTGATGGAAGGCGTCGACCAGAAGCAGCTCATCACCGACGACTATCTCTCCACCATCCTCTCCAACGTACTTGACGAGAACGCGCCTGAAAAAGCGCACCCCGAAGAGTGGAAGACAGAAGCACTCTTCTCGCAGCTTTATGACCTTTTCGGTGCTCATCTCGAAAAGGAGATCGACGTCACCAACCTCAGCCGTCACGAGCTGGGCGAAGCCATCTTCGAGAACCTGCGCGCCCGTTACGAGGTCAAGGAAAAGATCCTCGGCGCACAGGCCATGCGCTATCACGAGCGCGTCGTGATGCTCTCTGTCCTCGACGGCCTCTGGAAGGACCATCTCCTCCAGATGGACCACCTCAAGGAAGGCATCGGCCTGCGCGGCTACGCCCAGCAGGACCCGCTCGTCGCCTACAAAAAAGAGTCCTTCGAGATGTTCGAGGCCATGATGCTCCGCTTCCAGGAAGATACTGTTCGCCACCTCTTCCGCATGCAGATCATCGGTCCCGACGGGACCCCCATCGAGAGCCTCGACCAGCTCCCTCACGGTTATGGCGGATCGGCCCCGATCGATGCTCCACCCGCTCAACCCGCCCTCGCCTCCGAGGCCGCGCACGCTCCGCAGCATGCTCCCGTACCCATCCCAACCCGCGCGCCTTCAACCACCATCGACGAGCTCGAGCGCGAGTTCCAGCGCAAAAAGCAGCGCGAGCTCGATCTCGCCCGTGCCGCAGGAGGAGCCGCCGCAAACAACGGCAACACACCCCGCGTCACCGGCGAAAAGGTCGGACGCAACGATCCATGCCCATGCGGTTCCGGCAAAAAATTCAAAAAGTGCCACGGCGCAGACGCCTAGCGAACCTCTGATTAAGTCCGGTTTTGTTAAGGGCACCCGTTCGACTGCGCTAAGGGCAGGCTCTTCAGCCGTGCCGCAAGTGGCTTGTCTGCAATGCGGCTTTAGCCGCTGAGGGAATGTTCGGATACTTAATCAGACCTTCCCTAGAGCATTTTTCCTCGGATGAGGGCCAAGGGCCCGACATATTCAGCCTGGGCCGAAAGGCCCAGGTAAGGAATGCCCATCAAGGCCCTGCGCGCTGTAAGCGCGACATAATCCACTCTGGAAGACTACTCCTGACGGAATATTGATCTAGATTGATCTAAGCAGCCACCAAAAGCACGAAAGCGACAGTGTTTCGTGCGCTGCCGCCTAATAATTAACTGTGTCATCCCGCGGCGACGCGGAGGAATCTGCTTTTTCCCTACAGCTTGTCGATATCATCCAGCAGCAGCTTGGCCTTCGTCGCCAGCGTCTTCGCTCCTTCAGTATCGCCTGAGGTCAACGCCTCCTGCGCCTGACGCTGGAAATTCCTTACTGTACTAAGTTGCGCCTTCTGCTCTTCGATCTTCTGCGCGGAAAATCCGCTGATGCGCTTCTCATTCGCCGCAATCAGCCCGGCCGCCTCCTGCTGTGCTCTCGGGCTGGTATCGCCGCCAGAAGACAGCGAGCCAATCTTTGCCACCTCCGGTGCCGGCGATGTTGAGGTCGCTGGCGCATCCCCATTGGGCTGGGCAATCGTCCCCGGGGGAACCGCCACAACCTGCGGCGCCCTTCTGCGCCGCTCCCGCTTGATCTTTGAGGCCGCCGACGCATAGGGCACGGGGGGTAGCTTGATCTGCGGAACCTCCACCATCGCAGGGTGGTCCACTGGTGGAGGAGTCTCCAGGTCCACCGGCTGGGTAATCTGTGGCAGGGGAGGAACGACTGCCTTATGATGGCACCCGAATAAGCCACACAGGAGCCCCGCACTTACAACGGCGGCCCGTATGTCTCGTAATGTCGTACCGTGCATCAAACGTGCTCTCCTACGGCTCTGCTCCTGGCTCCCAGCGTGGCCTTCCTTGTCTCTGTTGCCGATCCTGCCGCCATCGGCAATCGCAGCGTGAATGTTGTCCCTCGATCGGCTGCTGCAGGGTCTGGGTTCGATCGCACATCGAGCGCGCCGCCATGTATTTGCAGAATACGGTACGTCAGCGCCAATCCGATTCCGCTTCCGCGAGGTTTTGTTGTGAAATAAAGTTCAAATATCCGTGGAAGCACATCCGCAGGTATCCCGACGCCCTGGTCCATAATCTCGACCACGCTGAATTGGTGGTCTCTCCGAACCGTCACTCTCACCGTTCCGCCGTCGGGCATGGCCTGCATTCCGTTCAGAAGCAGGTTCAGCACCGCCTGACGCACCAACTCTGCATCCACTCTAACCAACACCGGATCCGCCGGCGCGTCCACCAGCACGCGGACCCCATTCTCCTGCATCTCGGCCGAAGCCAGCTCCACAACGGCCCCGATCACCCGCCTCAGGTCGTGCTCCTTCAACGTCAGCTCCATCGGCCGTGAGAAGTCTGCGAGCGTCTGCACCACGCGGTCCAGCCGCTGCATCTCGTTTGCCAGAATGTCGACATGCCGCTGGGCCCCGCCAAACGCCTCCGGCCCCGCGGCATTCAGCTTGCCCTTCAATAGCTCCAGATGCACCACCATGGCATTGATAGGGTTCTTCACCTCGTGGCCGACACCGGCGGTAAGCCTTCCAATCGCCGCCAGTCTCCGTGCAATCTCAAGCTCCTGTCCCAGCTGCATCATCGACTCAATATCGCGCAGCGTCAGCAGCGTTCCCATGCTTCCGCCGCCCAGTCCATCGTCGATGCGGTCCAGCGAGATCTGCACCTGCCTTCCATCCTCCAGCGTCACTCGCTCCGCGCTCACCTGGTCGCCGCTCGCGAACGCGCTCAACACAGCAGCTCCCAGCGCCGTATCCGGCTCAAAGATCTCCTCCAACTGCTTGCCCACCAACTCGCCTTCGGAACGGTTCAAAAAGTACGCCACCGCATCCGACACCATCACTGCCCGATGGTCTTCCGTGAACATCAGCACGCCGTCGCGCAGCGTATCCAGCATCTGGTTAAGGTTTGCCTGTAGCGCCGTATATCCGGCCTCCTTGGTGCGAATTTGTTCTCCCAGACGGTCGATTGTCTGCGATACCCTCACCACCGCATCGCTGTCCGATTCATTCGACTCCTCCAGCGACGGCTTCACTCCCTGTTGCAGCGATAGTTTCTCAAGCTGCCTGCTGATCGACTCAATCGGCTGCAACGCCAGGTTAGCCAGCAGCGCGGCAAACATCATCGCGGCCACCGCCGCCAGCAGCGCAAACAGCGCCGCCGCCCGCAGCCATGGCTCATACGAGTTCTTCAGAAACGTCGAGCGCACCCCCACATGCACGACCAGAAACGGCTGCCCATTGCGGTCCAGCGCCTGCACCGTATCCAATACCCGCGGCTTACCGAACACCTGCCGAATCTGAAATGCGACGCTTCCCGTCTGCAGGATATCCAGGCTGCTGCGACGTCCTATCCGCTGGTTCACTCCATCGGGATCGGTGCTCACCACCGCTACTCCGTGAGCGTCCACCACGCTCACATCCTGCACCGTCGGCGAGTAGCGCACGATGGCATTCATGATGTCGCCCAATGGCAGATGGCTCCGCAGAGCGTCCCTCACCGCCGCATCGAAGGCCTGGTCCGTCCCATCGGAAGGAGGATTGGCGCGAAGTCCCGTCTCCACCGCCTGGCGCGTCATCAGCACCACTTCGTGCGCAAGCACGTCGTTGGCTGCAGCCGTCTGCTCGATCCTCTGCCGCAGCAGCTCACCGACGAATAACGTCGACAGCACCGCAACAATCGCAAACGTCAGCCCCGTAGCCGATACCACCAGCTTCGTCTTCAGGCGCATCGCTAGTCCACCAGAGCAGAATTATTCGAGTATTCCTTTAACTTGTTCTGCAAAGTCTTTGAACTTATTCCAAGTATCTCCGCAGCCTTTGTCTTGTTATTGTGCGTCGACAGCAACGTCTTCAGAATAAGCTGGCGCTCAGCCTCGTCCACCGTCGTGCCAACCTCGACACGGACCGTGTTCTGGTCCTCCAGATACTTGTCCACCGCGCTCAAACGCACCGTCCCGCTGTCCGAGATGCTCTCCGGAACCGCAAACCGCCCGCTCTTCGTCAACACAGGAGCAAACCCCGGCTCGCCAAAATGAGGCGGCAGATGCTCCACGCTCAGCATTCCCGTCCCAGCCAGAATCGTGGCCCGCTCTATCGTGTTGCGAAGCTCGCGCACATTGCCCGGCCAGCTATAAGCCTCCATCCGCTTCAGCAGGGTGTCCTTCACTCCTGTCACCGAGCAGTTGTGACGCTCGTTCATGTCCGTGATCATCTTCTGCGCAATCGCGCCAATATCCTCCACATGCTCGCGCAGCGGCGGCATCTGGATATTGAACACATTCAACCGGTAGTACAGGTCGCCACGCAGTTCACCCGCGGCAACCGCAGCCTCCGGGTCTTTATTCGTTGCGGCGACTACACGCACATCCACCGGCGTTTCGACCTTGCTGCCAAGCCTGCGCAGCGTTCTGTTCTCCAGCACGCGCAACAGCTTCGCCTGCGTCGCGGCCGGCATCTCGCCAATCTCGTCCAGCAGCAGGGTTCCCTCCTCCGCCAGCTCAAAGCAGCCCGCCCTGCGCTCCAGCGCGCCCGTAAATGCGCCCTTCTCATGCCCGAAGATCTCGCTCTCGATCAGCGTCTCGGGAATCGCCGCGCAGTTCACCGCCACAAACGGCTTGTTGCGCCGCGAGCTCAGTTCGTGCAGCGCACGCGCCACAAGCTCCTTGCCCGTACCGCTCTCCCCGGTTACCAGAACGCTTACGTTTGAAGGCGCCACACGCTCAATCAGCGAGAAGATCTGCTTCATCTTCTGCGACGTGCCCACCAGCGGCCCCAGCATGCCCGTATCGCGCTGCTTGCGCTTCTTCGCCTCGAACTCCGTGTCCGCATCCGTGTCGTGTTGCAGGCTGGCGTTCTGTAGAATCGTCCGCAGCCGCATCGGGTCAACCGGCTTCGGCACATAGTCGTAAGCGCCGATACGCATCGCCTCCACCGCCGACTCGATCGACCCCTGCGCCGTCATCATCACCACCGCAATCCGCTCCGGCAGCTCGCCGATGCGCCGCAGAAGCTCCATGCCATCCATCCGGGGCATCTTCAGGTCCGTCACCACAATGGCAGGCTTCCACGAGGACACCTTCTCCAGCCCCTCAGCCCCATCCGCTGCGCCTTCAGCCCGGTATCCCCAGCTCTCGATCAGCTCGGTCAGCCCCGTGCGCGCATGGATCTCATCTTCGACGATTAAAACTCTTTCCAAACCTGTCCCTGCTTTCCTGTCATCTTTTGGGACCACCTTGAGCCGGATGTCCAATTGGATGCTTCAAACTTAAAGTGTATCGCCCGGAGCGCCTCAATAGATACCCCCTGGGACGCCTCCCAATCACCCCACAAAAACGCGAAATCCCCTGTTTTTCGTCCCGATTCCCATGGCATCGCATGGCAAGTCGACCGGTCGCCCTCCCCCGGCACCATCTCCAAGTTATTCTTATCTCATGCTGGAACCCGAAATCACCGCAGAGGCGTATGCCGAGCTCCGCAAACAGGACAAAGCTCCCCTCTTATTAGACGTCCGCGAGCCATGGGAGGCTCACGCCGCCAGCCTCCCCGAGGCCAAATTGATGCCCATGGGCGATGTCCCCTCCCGCTCCCACCAGGAACTCGACCCCGACCAGCCCATCGTCGTCCTCTGCCATCACGGCATGAGGTCGCTCTCCGTCACCATGTGGCTGCGCAATCAGGGCTTCGACCACGTCCAATCCCTCGCCGGAGGAATCGATCGTTGGTCCCGCTTCATCGACCCCGCAGTTCCTCGCTACTGAATCGCCTCGTCCTCCTCCCCCCAAAACCTCTATTTCCACCTCCATCTAGCCTTTACGCAGAAACCTGCATCCTAAAGACAGAAGCGGGGGCGGGCAGTGACACATAGGCAACCATCGAAGGCCGGGCAACGGAAACCTGGTTCTTCTCGAAAAACAGCCGGTGGCAAAGGCAAGAAACTCCGCGAGGAGCACGTCCCTTCACCGCGGCTGCTGCCAAAGCGGCATCACAAGACTGACGATAGCTCCGCCCTTCTTTCCTCCATCGTCGAAAGCTCCGACGACGCCATCGTCAGTTGTACTCTCGACGGCAAAATCACCAGTTGGAACGCCGGAGCAGAAAAGATATTCGGCTACTCCGCTGTCGAGGCCATCGGGCGACCCACCTCGGTCCTCACCTCCGCCACGGCAAAAGACGACGCCGCAAACGTCCTTCGCAAGATCCGTCTCGGCCAGCGCGTCGACCACTACGAGACCTGGCGTCGCCATAAAGACTCCTCCGACATCTTCGTCTCTCTCACGGTCTCTCCCGTATACGACTCCTCCGGCAAAATCGTCGGCGCCTCAAAGATCGCTCGCGACATCACCGCCTCGCATCACGCTGAACAGGCACTTCGCAACGCCGACAAACTCGCCCTCGCCGGACGCATGTCCGCCAGCATCGCCCACGAGATCAACAATCCTCTCGAGGCCATCACCAACCTGCTCTTCCTCCTCCAGCAGGAACCAATCTCCGAACCGGGACGCGCCTATCTCCAACTCGCCCAGAGCGAGCTCACTCGCGTCACCCGCATCGTCTCGCAGACCCTCAGTTTCTTCCGCACTGCAACCCAACCTGCATTCGAGGACCTGGCAACCGCCGCAGAGAACGCCCTCGCACTCCACGCCGGAAGACTGCTCCTCTCCAATGTCTCTGTTGAAACCGCCTACCTCGCTGCCTCGCCCCTGCTCTGCCATCCGGGTGAAATGCGGCAGATCCTGGCAAACCTCATCGGCAACGCGCTCGACGCCATGGCGTCGAAAGGCCGTCTGGTCCTCCGTATTCGTCCGGCAACAAGCACAACATCCGGCACTCAGGGAATCAGGCTCACCGTCGCCGACACCGGCTCGGGAATGACACAGGCAACCCAGAGCCGTCTCTTCGATCCCTTCTACACTACAAAAGGATCGGCCGGCACAGGCCTCGGTCTTTGGGTCACCCGGCAGATCGTTCAGAACCACAAAGGGCGCATCTCCGTGCGGAGCAGCCAGTCTCCCGCCCACAGTGGCACTGTCTTCTCTATCTTCTTTCCCTATCTCGCGGCAGTTCCCGCGCAGACCGGCCTACAGCCTGACCCATGCTCTATTTCGCCCGGGGATGAGTCTCGTCATACACACGCTGCACTTGACCAACCGTCAGTTGCGTATAACGCTGCGTAGTCGACAGACGTTCGTGCCCCAGCATCTCCTGGATCGCGCGCAGGTCCGCCCCCTCCTCCAGCATGTGCGTCCCAAACGCATGACGCAGCGTGTGCGGATGAACGTCCGCCGCCAGTCCCCGGCTGAGAGCAATGGCCTTCACGATCCTTCCCACGCTCCGCGTCGTCAGCCTGCAATCTCCCCTCATGCGGAGGTTCGTCAGCAACGGCCCGCCGTGCACCTTCGCTCCTTTACCCGCTGTGATCAGCCGGGCCTCGCGTGCCGGAAGATACTCCCGCAATGCGATCGCCGCTTCATCGCCCAGGGGAACAAGCCTCTCCTTCTTCCCTTTGCCGCGAACCAGAATCGCATCGTCTCCCCACTTCACGCTGTCCACGTTCAGCCCTACCAGCTCCGAGTTGCGAATCCCGCAGCCATACAGCAGCTCAAAGATCACACGGTCGCGCTCCGGCCACGCCACCGCACCCACATCTTCCGCAGATAGCTTCTTCGCCTTTGTTCGGGTACCAGGCTTTTCAAGCGAATTGAGCACGCGGTTCACCTCCTCCGCGCTCGGTACACGCGGAAGGTGCTTCGGCAGCTTCGGCGTGCTCACCAGCAGCGCAGGGTTCTGCTCCACCACACCCTCCTTCGCCATCCACTTGAACCAGCTCCGCACTGCTGCCAGCGCCCGCGCCGCGCTCGCCTTCGTCAGCCCGCGCTGATAGAGCACCCCCAGATACGCTCGAATATGCAGGTGCTCGACAGTCTTTACCTTGGCGTCCTTGCCCAGCAGCTCTTCCAGATAGGCGGTGAAGTTACGCACCTCCCGCGCATACGCCCGCACCGTATGCTCCGACGCTCCACGCTCGTTCGCCAGCATCGAAAGAAAACGCTCCGCCAACCTCGCAAACTCACTCACCTGTTCCATCGTTATCTCATCATCCTGAACGAAGTGAAGGATCCCTGTATCTCGTTGTTGCTGCGCTTAGCCGCAAAACCGGGTGCCCATATCTGGCGAAGCCGGATGTAGCCTTCGCGCCAAACACGGTGTTCACCCCGCATTCGCCCGTCGTCGCCCCCGCGGATGATGCATCCGATGCACCTGCTTCAGCCGCCCCAGCGCCACATGCGTATACACCTGCGTCGTCGCAATGTCCGCATGACCAAGCAGTGTCTGTACGCTTCTCAGGTCCGCGCCATGCTCCACCATGTGCGTCGCGCAGCTATGCCGCAGCTTGTGAGGACTCGCTTTCGTCCCGGTCGGAGAAGCCGCCCGCACCATCTCCCAAACCCACTGCCGCGTCAGAGGCTTGCCCCTCACACTCAGAAACAACGCCCGCTGCATCGCCCCGTTCACCAGCTCCGGTCTTCCCAGCTTCAAATACATCTCCAGCGCCTCGACCGCCGCACGCCCCAGAGGAACAATGCGCTCCTTGTCCCCTTTGCCTCGAACCAGCGCGCGGCCGGCATCGAGATTCAAGTCCTCGACATGCAGTCCGCATATCTCCGAAACCCGCAGACCCCCTGCGTAAAGCAGCTCGAGAATCGCATGGTCGCGCAGCGATAACCCATCCGCATCCGCCGCACGGGCCGCCGTTCCCGTCCGGTCCAGCATCACCGTCACATCGCTCTCCGCAAGGCTCTTCGGCAGAATCTTCCAGCTCGACGGCGACTCCACATTCACCGTGGGATCATGCGTAATCTTCTTGTCCATCAGCAGCCAGCGATAGAACCCGCGTAGCGCGCTCAGCTTCCGCGCAATCGACCGCGACTCCACCCCATGCCCGCGCAGCCCCTCCATAAATCCGCTCACATCCGCCTGCCGCGCTCCCACCAACAGACCATCGCGCCCCTCAACATGCTCCGCAAACTGCTCAATATCGCGCCGGTATGCCTCGCACGTCGCTGGACGCATTCCCTTCTCCACACGCAGATACGTCACATACTCGCGCACAATCCGTACGTTCCCCGTACTCTCGCCCTGTTCCTGCATGACCTCATTATCGTTGCGCGGACACACACCAACGCCGCACAGACTACGCCCCGTACCCACCTAGCTACGAACCCTCCCACGCACCCCTCGCAAATCTTTCGCAACAAGCGTGTGAATCTGAAATGCGTCTTCGGAAAGCAACCGGGGTGTCATCCTGAGCGATGCTTGGCGCGCTCTTGCGCCAAACATCGCCGCATCCTGGCCAAACGCTCCGGGCGCGACGACGCATCCATCTTGATGACTTACCATGATGCTCTCTCTAACTCATCCCGCGTGAGGTTACTCATGACGCCCATCGACCCCTGGCTCGCACTCGGAGTAGCCGCCTCCACCGCCGCCACCGACGCCGTCTACGTCCTGTTCAACGCCGCCGTCTCCTCGCGCCGCCGCATCCCGGCCGCCACCTGGAGCAGCATCTGGTATCTCCTCTCCGCCTTCGCCGTCATCAGCTACACCCACCACTGGCTCTACGTCGTCTTCGCCGCCGCAGGCTCCTGGATCGGAGCCTATCTCTCCATGACCTTCCTCTCCCGCGACAAACCTCTCACCGGCCCCCGCACAACATAGTCGAAACTTTCTCCTGTCCCGCGAAGATCGGGCGCCCCATCTTCGCAACGGCTTTATCGCCGCTAAGGCAGGACATTCGCGCAAAGCGCGGACCGGCTCAATCGCCACTGGTAAACTGGAAGGCAGTCATGTTCGAGAATCTTTCCGATAAGCTCCAGCGCTCCTTCAAAAACCTCCGCGGCCAGGGAACCATCACCGACGAGAACGTCTCCGACGCCCTCCGCGAGATTCGCATCGCCCTCATCGAGTCCGACGTGAACCTCGCCGTCGTCGACCAGATCATCGAGCACATCCGCACTCGCGCCATGGGCTCGCTCGTCGCCACTGCCCTCTCCCCCACCGAGCAGCTCGTCAAGATCGTCCACGACGAGCTCGTCAACATCCTCGGCAAGGACACCGCGCGCTTCCAGAAGGCCTCGCAGCCGCCCTCCGTCATCCTCATGGCCGGCTTGCAGGGCTCCGGTAAAACCACCACCTCCGCCAAGCTCGCCCAGTGGCTCAAGAAGGCCGGCCACCGCCCCATGCTCGTCTCCGTCGACGTCTACCGCCCCGCCGCCCGCGAGCAGCTAAAGGTCGTCGCCCAGTCCATCAACGCGCAGCTCTACGAAGGCAAACTCGACCCCTCAACCACACACGGCACCGACGACGTCCTCCGTCTCGCCCGCGAAGCCAAACGCGAGGCCGCCAACTTCGGCTGCGACATGCTCATCGTCGACACCGCCGGCCGCCTCGGCATCGACCAGGCCCTCATGGACGAGATGGCGCAGCTCAAAAAGCTCCTCTCCCCCTCCGAGATCCTCTTCGTCGCCGACGCCATGACCGGCCAGGACGCAGTCAACTCCGCCAAGGCCTTCAACGACCGCCTCGCCATCACCGGAGCCATCCTCACCAAGATGGACGGCGACGCCCGCGGCGGCGCTGCCCTCTCCATCCGCAACATCACCGGCCAGCCCATCAAGTTCCTCGGCACCGGCGAAAAGCCCGACGCCTTCGAGCCCTTCCACCCCGACCGCATCGTCTCCCGCATCATGGGCCACGGCGACATCGCCACCCTGCTCGA
This region of Acidobacteriota bacterium genomic DNA includes:
- a CDS encoding PAS domain S-box protein produces the protein MTHRQPSKAGQRKPGSSRKTAGGKGKKLREEHVPSPRLLPKRHHKTDDSSALLSSIVESSDDAIVSCTLDGKITSWNAGAEKIFGYSAVEAIGRPTSVLTSATAKDDAANVLRKIRLGQRVDHYETWRRHKDSSDIFVSLTVSPVYDSSGKIVGASKIARDITASHHAEQALRNADKLALAGRMSASIAHEINNPLEAITNLLFLLQQEPISEPGRAYLQLAQSELTRVTRIVSQTLSFFRTATQPAFEDLATAAENALALHAGRLLLSNVSVETAYLAASPLLCHPGEMRQILANLIGNALDAMASKGRLVLRIRPATSTTSGTQGIRLTVADTGSGMTQATQSRLFDPFYTTKGSAGTGLGLWVTRQIVQNHKGRISVRSSQSPAHSGTVFSIFFPYLAAVPAQTGLQPDPCSISPGDESRHTHAALDQPSVAYNAA
- a CDS encoding PAS domain-containing protein, with the translated sequence MRLKTKLVVSATGLTFAIVAVLSTLFVGELLRQRIEQTAAANDVLAHEVVLMTRQAVETGLRANPPSDGTDQAFDAAVRDALRSHLPLGDIMNAIVRYSPTVQDVSVVDAHGVAVVSTDPDGVNQRIGRRSSLDILQTGSVAFQIRQVFGKPRVLDTVQALDRNGQPFLVVHVGVRSTFLKNSYEPWLRAAALFALLAAVAAMMFAALLANLALQPIESISRQLEKLSLQQGVKPSLEESNESDSDAVVRVSQTIDRLGEQIRTKEAGYTALQANLNQMLDTLRDGVLMFTEDHRAVMVSDAVAYFLNRSEGELVGKQLEEIFEPDTALGAAVLSAFASGDQVSAERVTLEDGRQVQISLDRIDDGLGGGSMGTLLTLRDIESMMQLGQELEIARRLAAIGRLTAGVGHEVKNPINAMVVHLELLKGKLNAAGPEAFGGAQRHVDILANEMQRLDRVVQTLADFSRPMELTLKEHDLRRVIGAVVELASAEMQENGVRVLVDAPADPVLVRVDAELVRQAVLNLLLNGMQAMPDGGTVRVTVRRDHQFSVVEIMDQGVGIPADVLPRIFELYFTTKPRGSGIGLALTYRILQIHGGALDVRSNPDPAAADRGTTFTLRLPMAAGSATETRKATLGARSRAVGEHV
- the secA gene encoding preprotein translocase subunit SecA, whose product is MFNSVVAKVFGTSNDRAVKRLMPIVSEINSLEPAMQALTDEQLRNKTAEFRERIRKAVEAAGGSYGSGNAAITVAGASDDDSRKEDQDRIQAAEKEALDQILPEAFAVVREAGRRVVQMRHFDVQLIGGIVLHSGKISEMKTGEGKTLVATLPCYLNALAGRGVHVVTVNDYLAKRDAEWMGKIYGFLGLSVGVIVHDLDDAQRRAAYGADITYGTNNEFGFDYLRDNMKFEIADQVQRGHYYCIVDEVDSILIDEARTPLIISGPTDQTTDKYARVNVIIPQLEQGELIETLETKTWTGDFVIDEKARAITVTDEGWEKIEKLLGIGNIADPENWDLKHHVEVAIKAHSLYKRDVEYVVKEGEVIIVDEFTGRLMPGRRWSDGLHQAVEAKEGVSIRKEDQTLATITFQNYFRMYKKLSGMTGTAETEAAEFDKIYKLDIVVIPTNRKMLRIEYPDVVYRTAKEKYFAVADEIARLHEQRQPVLVGTTSIEKSELLSDILKRKSVRHVVLNAKFHEKEAEIVAQAGRLGMVTIATNMAGRGTDILLGGNSDFIARQDLVRKSQARAVSDAEGAISPVAGPGMFRFYYSSQEFETTQEAWDAAVAAHSTAADKEHDAVIASGGLHIIGTERHESRRVDNQLRGRAGRQGDPGASRFYLSLEDDLMRIFAREWVSTLLQRLGMEEGVPIESGMISRRIEAAQKAVETQNFESRKHVLEYDDVMNKQREAVYGLRKQLMEGVDQKQLITDDYLSTILSNVLDENAPEKAHPEEWKTEALFSQLYDLFGAHLEKEIDVTNLSRHELGEAIFENLRARYEVKEKILGAQAMRYHERVVMLSVLDGLWKDHLLQMDHLKEGIGLRGYAQQDPLVAYKKESFEMFEAMMLRFQEDTVRHLFRMQIIGPDGTPIESLDQLPHGYGGSAPIDAPPAQPALASEAAHAPQHAPVPIPTRAPSTTIDELEREFQRKKQRELDLARAAGGAAANNGNTPRVTGEKVGRNDPCPCGSGKKFKKCHGADA
- a CDS encoding sulfurtransferase — its product is MLEPEITAEAYAELRKQDKAPLLLDVREPWEAHAASLPEAKLMPMGDVPSRSHQELDPDQPIVVLCHHGMRSLSVTMWLRNQGFDHVQSLAGGIDRWSRFIDPAVPRY
- a CDS encoding tyrosine-type recombinase/integrase, coding for MEQVSEFARLAERFLSMLANERGASEHTVRAYAREVRNFTAYLEELLGKDAKVKTVEHLHIRAYLGVLYQRGLTKASAARALAAVRSWFKWMAKEGVVEQNPALLVSTPKLPKHLPRVPSAEEVNRVLNSLEKPGTRTKAKKLSAEDVGAVAWPERDRVIFELLYGCGIRNSELVGLNVDSVKWGDDAILVRGKGKKERLVPLGDEAAIALREYLPAREARLITAGKGAKVHGGPLLTNLRMRGDCRLTTRSVGRIVKAIALSRGLAADVHPHTLRHAFGTHMLEEGADLRAIQEMLGHERLSTTQRYTQLTVGQVQRVYDETHPRAK
- a CDS encoding sigma-54-dependent Fis family transcriptional regulator, producing MERVLIVEDEIHARTGLTELIESWGYRAEGAADGAEGLEKVSSWKPAIVVTDLKMPRMDGMELLRRIGELPERIAVVMMTAQGSIESAVEAMRIGAYDYVPKPVDPMRLRTILQNASLQHDTDADTEFEAKKRKQRDTGMLGPLVGTSQKMKQIFSLIERVAPSNVSVLVTGESGTGKELVARALHELSSRRNKPFVAVNCAAIPETLIESEIFGHEKGAFTGALERRAGCFELAEEGTLLLDEIGEMPAATQAKLLRVLENRTLRRLGSKVETPVDVRVVAATNKDPEAAVAAGELRGDLYYRLNVFNIQMPPLREHVEDIGAIAQKMITDMNERHNCSVTGVKDTLLKRMEAYSWPGNVRELRNTIERATILAGTGMLSVEHLPPHFGEPGFAPVLTKSGRFAVPESISDSGTVRLSAVDKYLEDQNTVRVEVGTTVDEAERQLILKTLLSTHNNKTKAAEILGISSKTLQNKLKEYSNNSALVD
- a CDS encoding tyrosine recombinase XerD, translated to MQEQGESTGNVRIVREYVTYLRVEKGMRPATCEAYRRDIEQFAEHVEGRDGLLVGARQADVSGFMEGLRGHGVESRSIARKLSALRGFYRWLLMDKKITHDPTVNVESPSSWKILPKSLAESDVTVMLDRTGTAARAADADGLSLRDHAILELLYAGGLRVSEICGLHVEDLNLDAGRALVRGKGDKERIVPLGRAAVEALEMYLKLGRPELVNGAMQRALFLSVRGKPLTRQWVWEMVRAASPTGTKASPHKLRHSCATHMVEHGADLRSVQTLLGHADIATTQVYTHVALGRLKQVHRMHHPRGRRRANAG